From the genome of Nicotiana sylvestris chromosome 2, ASM39365v2, whole genome shotgun sequence, one region includes:
- the LOC138885103 gene encoding uncharacterized protein produces the protein MDNSDEIELVSDNPQGQLVEQESEEIRKLRQQLSDVYQAWVSGRPPPQDPSEGTYTIPQATQPPLHATSDPILPPGYVLNYRLHAAPNTCNMRPPTAPVRNTPLVVSGTPVYTIPPPPPVTKPNNEPPSHAYDGQYYSPNMDFGVSAPYNQTPRYESQVENEMPATTIEPDEMARKMKSLEHNIKNIQGLDGHKSVSFSDLCMFPHIHLPRGFKTPKFEKYDGHGDPIAHLKRYCNQLRGAGGKEELLMVYFGESLVGVASEWFTDQDISHWHVWDDMAQAFVKQFQYNIDIVPDRNSLSNMKKKPTESFREYAIKWREQAARVKPPIDNHELITVFLDAQEPDYFQNMMSAMGRPFAEAIKIGEMVKNGLKTGRIVSQAALKTTTQAIQNGSGSFANRKKRDEGSMMTSGSREVQRGASHPYVQV, from the coding sequence ATGGATAACAGTGATGAAATCGAGTTGGTCAGTGACAATCCGCAGGGTCAGTTAGTTGAGCAAGagtctgaggagataagaaaattGAGACAACAACTGTCAGATGTATATCAAGCTTGGGTTTCCGGTCGACCTCCACCCCAGGATCCCTCAGAGGGAACTTACACCATACCCCAGGCTACTCAACCACCGCTCCATGCAACGAGCGACCCCATTCTACCACCAGGGTATGTGCTGAATTACAGACTCCATGCTGCCCCCAATACCTGTAATATGCGACCTCCAACCGCACCGGTCAGGAACACCCCTCTCGTCGTGTCTGGCACACCGGTATATACAATCCCGCCACCACCTCCTGTGACGAAGCCAAATAATGAGCCACCatctcatgcttatgatggacaATACTATTCTCCGAATATGGATTTTGGGGTCTCGGCTCCATACAATCAGACTCCTCGATACGAATCACAAGTGGAAAATGAAATGCCTGCCACGACGATTGAGCCCGATGAGATGGCCAGGAAAATGAAAAGTCTTGAACATAATATAAAGAACATACAGGGACTAGATGGTCACAAAAGTGTTTCATTCagtgatctatgcatgttccctcacatccatttgccacgagggttcaagaccccaaaatttgagaaatatgatggacacggcgaccctatcgcccacttgaaaaggtactgcaaccagctGAGGGGTGCGGGAGGAAAGGAAGAGCTACTGATGGTTTACTTTGGGGAAAGCCTTGTGGgggtagcttccgaatggttcaCTGACCAAGACATCTCTCACTGGCATGTTTGGGATGACATGGCCCAGGCCTTCGTCAAGcaattccaatacaacattgatattgtaCCAGACCGTAATTCCCTAtccaatatgaagaaaaagccgacggaaagctttagggagtacgccatcaagtggagggagcaggcagccagagttaagccacccatagATAATCATGAGTTGATCACTGTCTTTTTGGATGCTCAAGAGCctgattatttccaaaacatgatgtctgcaatgggtaGGCCTTTTgctgaagcaatcaagataggggaAATGGTCAAAAATGGCTTAAAGACTGGCAGAATTGTAAGTCAGGCTGCACTCAAAACCACCACCCAAGCCATCCAAAATGGGTCGGGAAGTTTTGCAAATAGGAAAAAGAGAGATGAAGGTTCTATGATGACCTCGGGATCTAGGGAAGTTCAAAGAGGGGCATCACACCCTTATGTGCAAGTTTAG
- the LOC138885104 gene encoding uncharacterized protein, protein MGPPQCTVFNAQSYARPPNYQVRAPAPRGPRPQQQNFRAPYNARPRQDYGREHRSTEKFTPLAESYSSLFQKLKQMGMIGPISPHHMHPNSHGFQANARCEYHSGAPGHSTNDCWTLKGTIERLISEKLIIVTNGKDPPNVTNNPLPEHNDVHFMGMIDRDQEYKPVGQTEMAVGAIQEGINLEVRPSRDVPLIMKGVPNSKKVTLFVPKVSRLEVRSNVPRPRLYVLGGHPVTRQNRGGANGITEPIIIKPAMQSPVTNTKTVPWNYKKTMMTYKGKEIIEEVGETGGLTRSGKCYSPEELMNAKQIRGGQFPIKKPVTEVEAEEFLKKMKAQDYSIIDQLRKTPAQISLLSLLKHSKEHARVLIKVLNEARISKETTVNKLEKMANRFFEVNRISFTDDELPEEGAGHNRALNLIVKCEGHYVKRVMVDGGSSVDVCPLSTLQSMKINTDKIRPSNVRIRDFDGSARDTMGEINLTMTIGPVDFEIVFQVVDMVTSYNFLLGWPWIHTARAVPSTLHQMLKFEHDGQEIIVHGEDESSVYKDPLIPCIVAKEGSESIVYQAFEVVVVDHVEEGKPIMHPCLSATSVMVATVMMRQGYEPGKGLGASLQGISEPISSLGNRGTFGLGFRPTQADKNKSKHRKKSGWVLQQPIPHIFYTFVKPRLREGQNSSVHANIDEICHDLSEMFYEVNMIQAGECTSHAVVQLIDPDTMLANWEATSLPTRKESCFVNAGFNNMTCMRNSCPDLENLSNIEITHQEVEYEEDEIVEEIKRELEQFENKPKPNLNETEMINIGSPEEVRETKISIHTEQKTRDILIQLLFEYKDVFAWSYDDMSGLSVDLVVHKLPTYPGFPPVQQKQQKFKTDMSDKIKEEIIKQLSVNVVRAVRYTTWVANVVPVLKKDGKTRVDSIEEVVPDDHPIWKMYFYGAINIKGVRIGAILISPTGHHYPATARLRFFCTNNTAEYEACIMSLKMAIDLDVHELLVMGDSDLLIRQAQGEWETRDIKLISYRQCVRDLSKRFKSIEFRYIPRFHNELDDALATLALMLPYPGNTHIDPLEIQVRNQHGYCNTIETEPDGEPWYHDIKQFLKTREYPEHAKGDQKRTIRRLTSGFFLNGEILYKRTLDLNLLRCIDATEAERIMSEVHSGWVEAVTFKAVTKKAVVDFVHSNIICLFGIPKTIITDNAVNLNSHLMKEVCEQFKIMHRHSTPYRPKANKAIEAANKNIKKILRKMIQGSRQWHEKLPFAFLGYRTTVRTSVGATPYLLVYGTEAVEKAAWSTWSRREDGGRRGLRVMEEEQQKPLDFGTKATRQQHKQQKGAVEDAATSSHGSSGSSSTETKKMKQKQKRGLLGRRRSSRKQKHERGLLGRRRSSRKQKHEQQS, encoded by the exons ATGGGCCCACCACAATGTACGGTGTTCAATGCTCAATCATATGCTCGGCCTCCCAATTATCAGGTACGGGCACCAGCTCCAAGGGGCCCCCGACCTCAACAACAAAATTTTCGGGCACCCTACAATGCTCGTCCCAGGCAGGATTATGGTCGAGAGCATAGGTCGACAGAAAAATTCACTCCATTGGCTGAATCATACTCTAGTCTATTCCAGAAGCTGAAGCAAATGGGCATGATTGGACCTATCTCTCCCCACCATATGCATCCGAATTCACATGGATTTCAAGCAAATGCGAGATGTGAATATCATTCAGGTGCCCCAGGGCATAGCACCAATGATTGTTGGACTCTGAAAGGAACCATAGAAAGACTCATTTCTGAAAAATTAATTATAGTAACGAATGGCAAGGACCCTCCTAATGTGACAAATAACCCGTTGCCGGAACACAACGATGTTCATTTCATGGGGATGATTGACCGAGATCAGGAATACAAGCCGGTCGGCCAAACAGAAATGGCAGTGGgagcaattcaagaaggaataaaTCTGGAAGTACGACCAAGCCGAGATGTGCCGTTGATTATGAAAGGCGTCCCGAACTCAAAAAAGGTAACTTTATTTGTGCCCAAGGTCTCGAGGTTAGAGGTTCGCTCCAATGTTCCAAGACCAAGGTTGTATGTCCTTGGAGGACACCCCGTCACAAGGCAGAATCGGGGCGGTGCGAATGGCATAACAGAGCCGATCATAATCAAACCTGCCATGCAATCCCCTGTGACAAACACGAAAACTGTCCCTTGGAACTACAAAAAAACTATGATGAcctacaaaggcaaggaaatcatagaggaagtgggggaaactggaggtttgactcgatcagggaAGTGTTATTCTCCAGAAGAGTTGATGAATGCCAAGCAAATCAGAGGAGGCCAATTTCCAATAAAGAAGCCAGTCACTGAAgtagaggcagaagagtttttgaagaaaatgaaagctcaGGATTACTCAATCATTGACCAGCTAAGAAAGACTCCTGCCCAAATCTCTCTACTATCTCTGCTCAAACATTCCAAAGAGCATGCTCGTGTACTAATCAAGGTCCTGAACGAGGCACGTATCTCAAAAGAGACCACAGTGAATAAGTTAGAGAAGATGGCCAATagattttttgaggtaaacagaatcTCATTTACCGATGATGAACTTCCCGAGGAAGGAGCCGGGCACAATAGGGCGTTGAACTTGATAGTAAAATGTGAGGGGCATTATGTAAAGAGAGTCATGGTTGATGGAGGCTCAAGTGTAGATGTatgccctctctctactttgcAAAGCATGAAGATCAATACGGACAAAATCCGACCCAGCAATGTTCGCATCCGGGATTTTGATGGCTCAGCGAGAGACACCATGGGGGAAATCAACCTCACCATGACGATTGGGCCGGTGGACTTTGAGATTGTTTTCCAAGTAGTGGACATGGTCACTTCTTATAACTTTCTTCTTGGATGGCCATGGATCCATACAGCCCGAGCTGTGCCATCCACCTTACACCAGATGCTCAAATTCGAACATGACGGGCAAGAAATTATTGTTCATGGAGAAGACGAGTCTTCCGTTTATAAAGACCCGTTAATCCCCTGTATTGTGGCCAAGGAAGGGTCTGAGTCCATTGTCTATCAGGCTTTTGAAGTGGTTGTTGTGGACCATGTCGAGGAAGGAAAGCCCATTATGCATCCTTGTCTTTCCGCCACATCTGTAATGGTGGCTACGGTTATGATGAGACAAGGTTATgagccaggaaaaggtttgggggcaTCACTGCAAGGGATTTCAGAGCCTATTTCTTCTTTAGGAAATCGGGGTACTTTTGGCTTAGGCTTCAGGCCAACACAGGCAGACAAAAACAAATCCAAACACCGCAAAAAGAGTGGATGGGTCTTGCAACAGCCTATCCCTCatattttctacacttttgtcaAGCCACGACTCCGAGAGGGTCAAAATTCCTCGGTGCATGCAAACATTGATGAAATTTGCCATGACCTCAGCGAGATGTTTTATGAAGTGAATATGATCCAGGCTGGTGAATGCACTAGTCATGCCGTTGTGCAACTAATTGACCCAGACACCATGCTCGCCAACTGGGAAGCAACTTCTCTCCCCacaaggaaggagtcttg ttttgttaatgccggctttaataacatgacatgcatgcggaattcaTGCCCAGATCTTGAAAATCTATCTAATATCGAAATAACGCATCAAGAGGTTGAATATGAGGAAGATGAGAttgttgaggaaataaaaagagagttggaacaatttgaaaataagcctaagccaaaccTCAATGAAACTGAGATGATTAATATCGGAAGTCCTGAAGAAGTTAGAGAAacgaagataagcattcacactgaaCAAAAAACGAGAGATATCTTgattcaacttttatttgaatacaAAGATGTATTTGCTTGGTCTTACGATGATATGTCGGGTTTAAGTGTTGATCTGGTTGTTCATAAGCTTCCTACGTATCCTGGTTTTCCaccagtccaacaaaagcaacaaaaatttaaaacagacatgagcgacaaaatcaaagaagaaataatAAAGCAACTAAGCGTTAATGTGGTCAGAGCTGTCCGATACACCACCTGGGTGGCAAATGTTGTGCCCGtgctaaagaaggatggaaaaactaga GTCGACTCGATAGAGGAAGTGGTTCCAGATGATCACCCTATATGGAAAATGTATTTTTATGGGGCTATCAATATCAAAGGAGTTAGGATCGGGGCAATCCTCATCTCACCTACTGGACACCATTACCCTGCAACGGCCCGACTTCGGTTCTTCTGTACTAATAATACggcagaatatgaagcttgtatcatGAGTTTGAAAATGGCCATCGATCTGGATGTGCATGAACTATtagttatgggagattctgacttgcttatccggcaagcccaaggtgaatgggagactcgagatatCAAACTTATTTCGTACAGACAATGTGTACGAGACTTGAGCAAAAGATTCAAATCTATCGAGTTCAGATACATTCCCCGGTTTCACAACGAGCTAGACGATGCCTTGGCTACTCTAGCCTTGATGCTCCCTTATCCAGGCAACACCCATATTGATCCACTAGAAATCCAAGTTCGGAATCAGCACGGTTACTGTAATACAATCGAGACAGAAccagatggtgaaccatggtatcatgacataaaaCAATTcctgaaaacaagagaatatccagagcatgccaaaggagatcaaaaaagaactaTAAGGCGACTCACCAGTGGTTTCTTCCTGAATGGGGAAATTCTGTACAAGAGGACCCTAGATTTaaacttgttgagatgcatagatgctacagAAGCAGAGCGGATCATGAGTGAAGTACATTCAGGG tgggtggaagccgtcactttcaaagcagtcaccaagaaagcagtggtagactttGTTCACTCCAACATCATTTGTctctttggtatcccaaagaccattatcactgacaatgcagtcaatctaaatagtcatttgatgaaggaggtatgcgaacaatttaaaatCATGCATCGCCATTCTACCCCTTACCGGCCAAAAGCCAATAAAGCaattgaagcagcaaacaagaacatcaagaagattcttaggaagatgatccaaggttccaggcaatggcatgaaaagttgccttttgctttTTTGGGATACCGTACGACTGTTCGCACATCTGTTGGCGCAACACCGTATTTGCttgtatacggaactgaagct gtGGAGAAGGCAGCATGGTCGACTTGGAGTCGACGTGAGGATGGGGGTCGACGTGGGTTGCGTGTGATGGAGGAGGAGCAGCAGAAG